The following proteins come from a genomic window of Mucinivorans hirudinis:
- a CDS encoding Predicted ATP-binding protein involved in virulence, with protein sequence MELLYVYIEDDGRNIKDCQFNFSPQYRFHYDKVSNTLSKEELSGYIPNFWGTNIKNSTAIIGKNGAGKSNLVEFVIKAIAGGLECKKRILIWKYNNQFFINYPVDNNFNALTCEGLCTPFMSNGIYQIKDTLLLYYSPNIDRKVITKKHRTNNFKDISTANLLKIRDASDNREYHFPEIEYLQIKDTFRQFVFLSKFNALLPSDITIPEYLEIELFCRETKADHPTFQKHAIKTEKNTFEKKLRNIILGQIFAQDIPANWDENMPLNEVLGVNKQDTDVLSFYDEMIKLYNQGDVECKIQQLEGLRKWSDFKFLVKRTAINNRIFTSIIEFYNKIGGFNNSSFTSIEHDSGYLNNNCIIKWKGLSSGELALLNLFSRIFSIISASKGEIFNRGTFEVYDKDKSKYKHIILLLDEPELSFHPEWQRRFIHLLTTALGSVFKSFNFQIVVASHSPILVSDFPKNNIIFLNRNDDGTCKVEESIGQENTFGANIHTLYRNSFFIEGMPIGDFAKKRIENLFDRLRCSNSFIDKELKAIKKEIMLIGEPLLKNELLKLYYKNCEVEERIEYLEEELIKLKSSKGDDKN encoded by the coding sequence ATGGAGCTATTATATGTCTATATAGAAGATGACGGTCGTAATATAAAGGATTGCCAATTTAACTTTTCACCGCAATATCGATTCCATTACGACAAAGTTTCTAATACTCTTTCAAAAGAAGAGCTGTCTGGCTATATTCCAAATTTTTGGGGAACTAACATAAAGAATAGTACTGCAATAATAGGGAAAAATGGTGCCGGGAAAAGCAATCTCGTTGAGTTTGTAATTAAAGCGATAGCAGGTGGATTAGAGTGTAAAAAAAGGATATTGATATGGAAGTATAATAACCAGTTTTTTATCAATTATCCAGTTGATAATAATTTTAATGCCTTGACTTGTGAAGGACTTTGTACGCCCTTCATGTCAAACGGTATTTATCAAATTAAAGACACTCTTTTACTTTACTATTCGCCTAATATTGATAGAAAAGTAATCACTAAAAAACACAGAACAAATAACTTCAAAGATATCTCTACTGCTAATCTTCTTAAAATTAGAGATGCTTCGGACAATAGAGAATACCATTTCCCTGAGATTGAGTATTTGCAAATAAAAGACACTTTTCGTCAATTTGTATTTTTAAGTAAATTTAATGCGTTATTGCCGTCAGATATTACTATTCCTGAGTACTTGGAGATTGAATTATTTTGCAGGGAGACAAAAGCCGATCATCCAACATTCCAAAAACACGCAATTAAAACCGAGAAAAATACCTTTGAAAAGAAGTTAAGAAACATCATACTCGGTCAAATCTTTGCTCAAGATATTCCTGCAAATTGGGACGAAAACATGCCTTTAAATGAAGTATTGGGCGTAAATAAACAAGATACTGATGTGTTGTCATTTTATGATGAAATGATAAAGTTATATAATCAAGGAGATGTTGAGTGCAAAATACAGCAATTGGAAGGATTGCGAAAATGGAGCGACTTTAAATTTTTAGTAAAGCGTACAGCAATTAATAATAGAATTTTTACATCTATTATTGAATTTTACAATAAGATAGGCGGATTCAACAATTCTTCATTTACATCGATTGAACACGATTCAGGATATCTTAATAACAACTGCATTATTAAATGGAAAGGGTTGTCTTCGGGCGAATTGGCTTTACTGAATCTCTTTTCTCGTATTTTCAGCATAATATCAGCATCGAAAGGAGAAATTTTTAATCGAGGAACATTTGAAGTGTATGATAAAGACAAGTCAAAATACAAACATATTATTTTATTATTAGATGAGCCAGAACTCTCCTTTCACCCTGAATGGCAAAGGCGATTCATTCATTTACTAACTACAGCTCTGGGTAGTGTATTCAAAAGTTTCAACTTTCAAATTGTTGTTGCCTCTCATTCTCCGATTCTTGTTTCTGATTTTCCTAAAAATAACATCATTTTCCTAAATAGGAATGATGATGGAACTTGCAAAGTGGAAGAATCAATAGGTCAGGAGAATACTTTCGGGGCGAATATCCATACATTATATCGTAATAGTTTTTTCATTGAGGGGATGCCTATTGGGGATTTTGCAAAGAAAAGAATAGAAAATTTATTCGATAGATTAAGGTGCAGTAATTCGTTTATTGACAAAGAATTGAAAGCAATAAAGAAAGAGATAATGCTTATTGGGGAACCATTGCTGAAAAATGAATTATTAAAATTATACTATAAAAATTGCGAAGTAGAGGAACGAATTGAATATTTGGAAGAGGAGTTGATAAAACTTAAGAGTAGCAAAGGCGATGATAAAAATTGA